A window from bacterium encodes these proteins:
- a CDS encoding discoidin domain-containing protein, which yields SSYLADDPADCSPARVIDGEIGTAWVEGVESNGVGESLTLELGVPTEVRNVAVLPGYCASPEVWRANGRPSRVRLEFSDGTAVEKALEDAPFAQVIYLDEARTVSWLRLTLLDVYPGERWADTAVSELTINYLEGY from the coding sequence AGCAGTTACCTGGCCGACGACCCCGCCGACTGCTCTCCCGCTCGCGTTATTGACGGTGAAATCGGCACCGCCTGGGTCGAGGGGGTGGAAAGTAACGGCGTCGGAGAATCGCTCACCCTCGAACTGGGGGTGCCGACGGAAGTACGCAACGTGGCTGTCCTGCCGGGGTACTGCGCCTCGCCGGAGGTCTGGCGCGCCAACGGTCGGCCGTCTCGGGTAAGATTGGAATTCTCCGACGGAACCGCCGTCGAGAAGGCGCTGGAGGACGCCCCGTTCGCCCAGGTCATCTATCTGGACGAGGCGCGGACGGTGAGCTGGCTTCGGCTGACGCTCCTGGACGTTTACCCCGGCGAGCGGTGGGCGGATACGGCCGTCAGCGAGCTGACGATCAACTACCTGGAAGGTTATTAG
- a CDS encoding (2Fe-2S)-binding protein produces the protein MRITDHPILQFKLGRRVRFTLDGEELWGYEGEPVSAALHDSGVRILRYSIKEKRPRGFFCAIGNCSSCLMVVDGVPNTRVCVTPLKEGMAVQRQYDKGHLLVEGGAR, from the coding sequence ATGAGAATCACCGATCACCCCATTTTGCAGTTCAAGCTGGGCCGACGGGTGCGGTTCACCCTGGACGGCGAGGAACTCTGGGGGTACGAGGGCGAGCCCGTCTCCGCCGCGCTCCACGACTCCGGCGTCCGCATCCTGCGCTACTCGATCAAGGAAAAGCGCCCCCGGGGCTTCTTCTGCGCCATCGGCAACTGCTCGAGCTGCCTGATGGTCGTGGACGGCGTGCCCAACACCCGCGTCTGCGTCACCCCGCTGAAGGAGGGCATGGCCGTCCAGCGCCAGTACGACAAGGGGCACCTCTTGGTGGAAGGGGGGGCCCGGTGA
- a CDS encoding NAD(P)/FAD-dependent oxidoreductase, with translation MEPIHRPQPLDLLIVGGGPAGLCAAVEAAPFGLEILVVDDGPAPGGQLVKQTHKFFGSKLQLAGTRGYSIGEKLYEDLAKYPNVVLWHDSRVLGVYPDGVVTVDRAGSYHKFKPDKTVIATGASEKFLAFPGNDLPGVYGAGAVQTLMNVHGVLPAERLLMVGAGNIGLIVSYQLIQAGCSVAAVVEGLPTYGGYQVHASKLRRAGVPILVNHTIKRALGEDRVTGAEIVKHSGWVPIPGTEREIKCDAICLAVGLSPQNTLARMAGAEHFYVGEFGGWVPKRKRTGETTVPGLYVAGDCAGVEEATSAMIEGRVAGIDAACKLGKMPLTEYTARMVELERQLVELRSGPISKHIRAGLEKVLIS, from the coding sequence ATGGAGCCCATCCACCGGCCCCAGCCGCTGGACCTCCTGATAGTGGGCGGCGGCCCCGCGGGCCTGTGCGCGGCGGTCGAGGCGGCGCCCTTCGGACTCGAAATCCTCGTCGTGGACGACGGACCCGCACCAGGCGGCCAGCTCGTCAAGCAGACCCACAAGTTCTTCGGCAGCAAGCTCCAGCTCGCCGGGACCCGGGGCTATAGCATCGGCGAAAAGCTCTACGAAGACCTCGCCAAATATCCCAACGTCGTGCTCTGGCACGACTCGCGCGTCCTGGGCGTATACCCCGACGGCGTGGTGACCGTGGACCGGGCGGGGAGTTACCACAAGTTCAAGCCGGATAAAACCGTCATCGCCACCGGGGCGTCGGAGAAGTTCCTGGCCTTCCCCGGCAACGACCTGCCGGGGGTTTACGGCGCCGGCGCCGTGCAGACCCTGATGAACGTCCACGGCGTCCTCCCCGCGGAGCGCCTGCTCATGGTCGGGGCGGGCAACATCGGCCTGATAGTCAGCTACCAGCTCATCCAGGCGGGGTGCTCGGTGGCGGCGGTGGTCGAGGGGCTGCCCACCTACGGCGGCTACCAGGTCCACGCCAGCAAGCTTCGTCGCGCCGGGGTGCCGATTCTGGTCAACCACACGATAAAGCGGGCGCTGGGGGAGGACCGGGTCACCGGCGCGGAGATCGTCAAACATTCCGGCTGGGTGCCGATTCCCGGCACGGAGCGTGAAATAAAGTGCGACGCCATCTGCCTGGCCGTGGGGCTCTCGCCGCAGAACACGCTGGCGCGCATGGCCGGGGCCGAACACTTTTACGTGGGCGAATTCGGCGGATGGGTGCCGAAGAGGAAAAGGACCGGGGAAACCACCGTTCCGGGGCTCTACGTGGCGGGGGACTGCGCGGGGGTCGAGGAGGCCACCAGCGCCATGATAGAGGGGCGCGTCGCCGGCATTGACGCCGCGTGCAAGCTGGGGAAGATGCCTTTGACCGAGTACACGGCCCGGATGGTGGAACTGGAGCGCCAGCTCGTCGAACTGCGCTCCGGGCCCATCTCGAAGCACATCCGCGCCGGGCTGGAAAAGGTCCTTATCAGCTGA
- a CDS encoding DMT family transporter, with protein sequence MVKPAKTLAYLALVAQTLISAGTYILGKYAVAELEPLSLCFMRFGGAALILLAVCALKGVDLRVKKEELPQLIGLGVLVVSADPLLFLYGLRLSTPAQISLLYPLTPVFVLIIAGLRGLERPGRLRWLGVVLSLAGVSLFLTQKGLNYQTEHLFGDLLVLGAVASWALYTTFSKPLVERRGTLAALTLAVCAGMVLFTPIGLTATLTADFSTVSRLAWLGLAYLIVLTVVVGYFFWNYALGRLDASQVAVMANGQPIATTILAALFVGEQITLWFVIGGVITLTGVTIAQLSGRKRGAVAQPTS encoded by the coding sequence GTGGCGGAGTTGGAGCCGCTCAGCCTCTGTTTCATGCGCTTCGGGGGCGCGGCGCTCATTCTCCTCGCCGTCTGCGCGCTGAAGGGCGTGGACCTGCGCGTAAAAAAGGAGGAGCTGCCGCAATTGATCGGCCTCGGAGTCCTGGTGGTGTCGGCCGATCCGCTCCTCTTTCTCTACGGCCTGCGGCTCTCCACCCCGGCCCAGATCAGCCTCCTTTACCCCTTGACGCCGGTTTTCGTGCTCATCATCGCCGGCCTGCGCGGCCTGGAGAGGCCCGGGCGGCTCCGCTGGCTCGGCGTGGTCCTCTCCCTCGCCGGGGTGAGCCTGTTCCTGACACAGAAAGGCTTGAATTATCAGACCGAACACCTGTTCGGCGACCTTCTGGTTCTGGGGGCCGTGGCGAGCTGGGCGCTTTACACGACTTTCTCAAAGCCCCTCGTGGAGCGGCGCGGGACGCTGGCGGCGCTGACCCTGGCCGTCTGCGCCGGTATGGTTCTCTTCACCCCCATCGGCCTCACGGCTACTCTCACCGCCGACTTCTCCACGGTGAGCCGGCTGGCCTGGCTCGGCCTGGCGTACCTCATCGTCCTTACCGTCGTGGTGGGCTATTTCTTTTGGAACTACGCCCTGGGGCGCCTGGATGCGAGCCAGGTGGCGGTCATGGCCAACGGCCAGCCCATCGCCACCACGATTCTCGCCGCCCTGTTCGTCGGAGAGCAGATTACCCTCTGGTTTGTCATCGGTGGCGTCATCACCCTCACCGGCGTAACAATTGCCCAATTGAGCGGCAGAAAGCGGGGCGCGGTCGCGCAACCGACGTCCTGA